CATCAGTCTCTTGGAAGCGGCGATTCTGGGAGCCATCCTGAGCGCCGTTTCTCCGGCCGTCGTCGTGCCCTTAATGATTGACTATATGGATCGAGGCCTCGGGGCGAAGAAAGGTGTGCCGACGCTCATTCTCGGCGCCTCTTCGGTGGATGACGTCTTTGTCATCGTTTTGTTCACCATTTTCCTTGGCATGTACGGCGGTGGCGAGGTGAACATCTGGGCAAAACTCGCCGAAATTCCCATTTCCATTGTGCTGGGCATTCTCGTCGGGGCTGTTCCCGGTTACCTCCTCTACAAGCTTTTTACCGCCTACGACTGGAAACCTCCAAAACGCACCTTGATGGTTCTAGGAGTCTCCATTGTCTTGACCTGGTTGGAGTCGGCCGTGGAACATTGGGTGCCGGTGGCCAGCCTTTTGGGTGTGATGGCCATCGGGTTTGTGATTCTGGAAAAGGCCGAACCCATCGCCCATCTGATTTCCCAAAAGCTTAAGAAGCTTTGGGTCTTTGCGGAACTGCTGCTGTTCGTGTTGGTGGGAGCGCAGGTGAACATTCATGTGGCCTGGAAGGCGGGCCTGGCCGGAACGGCGGTCATCTTTGTGGGGCTCATTTTTCGAAGCGTGGGCACATGGATTTCCCTGTTGGGCACGCCGCTGAACCGAAAAGAGAAACTCTTCTGCGTCGTGGCTTATATTCCCAAGGCGACGGTGCAGGCGGCCATCGGGGCTGTGCCCATGGCCGCCGGAGTGGCTTCGGGGGAATTGATCCTGGCCGTGGCGGTCCTATCCATTCTTTTGACCGCCCCGCTGGGAGCCATCGGCGTCATGCTGCTGGGCGACAAGTGCTTGGAAAAGGGAGATGTGAGCCCCTATCAGTTCAAGGCGCTTCGTGCCAAGCTGGATCTTCCACGCGTCGGCGAGCGGGTGCGCAGCAAGCGTTACGGAACGGTCTGGAAAATCATCGAAGAAAAAGAAACGTGGATTCCGGTGCCGGCTCACCTTCGCGGTCTCGGTTTCCCGGATGGAAAAATGCCGGCCATCGTGGTTCGTTTTTGGAAAGAGGACAGCGCCAAGGGTCCCGGGACCGGAAAGACCATGAGCTATCGCTACAGTCAGGCGGATCCCTCCTTTCAAGAACACTGGGAAGTTCTCTACGATTGGTAGCGCTCAAGGGGGTGTAATGACCCCAAGGAATCAAGACCAAAATGTGCTTTATGGTGACCGCGCTACTCGAGGCTTATCTGTCCGGATCACGTAGTGTCCCGGTATGGATGGGCGTGCGCAAAAGGCAGGCAGGGGGTGGTGGTCATCAGGGCACGCGACATTTTCACCCCGTGCCCATATCGACGGGTTGAGATCCTTATGAACCGCTGCACCCCATTCGGCAGCGACATCTGTACGCCATTCGGCAACAACATTTAGACGACATTCCGCACCAACATTTGAATGAACCCCGCATTCAGCCACCCCAACGTAGGGGCAGCCCTTGTGGCTGCCCATGATTGGGGCAGGCACAGGGGCCTACCCCGATCCGAGGCATCCATGCCGATTGCCAGGAAATTCGGCCGTTCGTCGGTGCATGCATTCAGATGCGCCAGAGATCGTCGGGGTTCCATGTGGTCGCAAGTGGATTTTCGCAGGCATTTGACCAGCGTTAGGGGTTGTCCATTTGACATTGTGCTCGCGTGCCATATCCACTATGGTTTTGTGATTTTTGAGAATTTCCAGCACCATCTCCCTTTGACGATTGGCCGTCCATCTCTGCACTCGGACCGGCTTGACCACTCTTTCTTCCATCACACACGCCCTTTTGCGGACCAAATTCAACGCTTATGGCTGGTTCAGTCCAGTGCGGGGTCACTATACGTGCCCATCACTTGGTCACTCCCGCGAAAGCGGGAGCCCACAACAGACGGCAGGTCTCGCCTTTGCCTTCACTGCCCAGCGGTGGTCAACCAGCCCGTGAATCCTAATAGGGTGCCTCGCAAGAGCGTTGGCCGCCTGGCAGGGACAGACGCCGGCTGGTATGGTGGTTTCGCGGGCAAGGGCCGTGCGTTCCAGCTTCATTGGATCCCGGCTTTGGCCGGGATGACGCAGCGTGTTGAAGATGACGGAGGGTACGGGGACGACGGGGACGTGCGGAGATGATGGGAGGTGTTGGGATGACGTATGCATCCGCGGTATCGCTGCATTGCTCCGCACTGAAACCTCGCTTTGGCCGGGATGACGAAAGGTGCTAGGGATGACAAAGAGCTGTCGAGCCGGTGAAGGCCGCTATTTGAGGGGGCTGTGGCGTTCTTTAAGAAGAACGGGAATGGTGCGGGCGCGGTATCGAAAAATCCAGGCGATGAGTGCGCCGATTACGGGGGCGGCCCATTCTCCGATCGGGTATAAGGGAAGCGCCCATTGAACATGGTCGTGCATCCAGACGCCTTCCGGATTGGCGCGAAATGTGTGAGTATGCACCCACCGTCGGTAAGGGCCGCGAATCTGTTCGTCTACAAAACAGCATGGAGGGTTCCATACGTTAATCCGCGTTGTCCAGCCAAAGGGAATACCAAATAGCCGCAACCGGTACTGAATGATCGTGCCGACGCCCATGGCAATGGGCATCGGCGTGAGGATGCGAAAGTGCAGAGCCGGCGGCGTGATGCGTTCCAAATTGGCTGCATCGGAAAAAAAGCTGAACACATGGTCC
The Desulfosoma caldarium genome window above contains:
- a CDS encoding SRPBCC family protein; this encodes MQVPRRRHRRLKVRVFETNILLPHSLDHVFSFFSDAANLERITPPALHFRILTPMPIAMGVGTIIQYRLRLFGIPFGWTTRINVWNPPCCFVDEQIRGPYRRWVHTHTFRANPEGVWMHDHVQWALPLYPIGEWAAPVIGALIAWIFRYRARTIPVLLKERHSPLK